Proteins from a single region of Ziziphus jujuba cultivar Dongzao chromosome 1, ASM3175591v1:
- the LOC107434889 gene encoding GDSL esterase/lipase 1-like, with amino-acid sequence MAKLNLINIYLFVFCISLFNFQTKCFDESSWLYKKQAALFIFGDSQFDAGNNNYINTTIGKANYWPYGETFFHYPTGRFCDGRLVPDFIAQYAKLPFIPPYLLPHNKLFINGVNLASAGAGALVETRKGSVIDLQTQLGYFKNISRVLREKLGDTEAEALLSKAVYLFSVGGNDYLFPFQTNSSVLYTYSVEQFVGQVIGNITQVIKEIYEVGGRKFGFPSLWPLGCAPVSRTGVPEGENKCFEPVTPYVDLHNIEISKVLQKLHSDLKGFKYSIPEFHTLMGDIINHPSKYGFKEGQVACCGSGPYRGIWSCGGRRGVTEYYLCDNVSEYVFFDSSHPTERAYEILAQLAWSGEPNVTGSYNLKALFES; translated from the exons ATGGCAAAGTTAAACCTTATAAACATTTATCTGTTTGTTTTTTGCATAAGTCTattcaattttcaaacaaaatgcTTCGATGAAAGTTCTTGGCTTTACAAAAAGCAAGCAGCCTTATTCATATTTGGGGATTCACAGTTTGATGCTGGAAATAACAACTACATCAACACTACTATTGGCAAGGCTAATTATTGGCCATATGGGGAAACCTTCTTTCACTACCCAACAGGCAGATTCTGTGATGGCCGTCTAGTTCCAGATTTCATTg CTCAGTATGCAAAGTTGCCTTTCATTCCACCATATCTACTCCCTCATAACAAGTTATTTATAAATGGGGTGAATTTGGCATCAGCAGGAGCTGGTGCTCTCGTTGAAACTCGGAAAGGATCG GTGATAGACCTTCAAACTCAACTTGGTTATTTCAAGAACATTAGCAGGGTACTGAGGGAGAAACTAGGAGATACAGAGGCCGAAGCTTTGCTTTCAAAAGCCGTTTACTTGTTTAGTGTTGGAGGCAACgactatttatttccttttcagACAAACTCCAGCGTCCTTTATACCTATTCTGTCGAGCAATTTGTAGGGCAGGTGATAGGCAATATAACCCAAGTCATCAAA GAAATATATGAGGTTGGAGGAAGGAAATTTGGATTTCCAAGCCTGTGGCCTTTAGGGTGTGCGCCAGTCTCAAGGACAGGGGTACCTGAAGGGGAAAACAAGTGCTTTGAACCAGTTACACCATATGTTGACTTGCACAATATAGAGATTTCCAAAGTCCTCCAAAAACTGCATAGTGACCTCAAGggattcaaatattcaattcctGAATTTCACACACTTATGGGAGATATTATCAATCATCCTTCTAAATATG GTTTCAAGGAAGGGCAGGTAGCATGCTGTGGCAGTGGACCCTACAGAGGAATTTGGAGCTGTGGTGGAAGGAGAGGTGTAACTGAGTATTATCTATGTGACAATGTCAGTGAATATGTGTTCTTTGACTCTTCTCATCCCACTGAAAGGGCCTACGAGATATTGGCCCAACTGGCTTGGAGTGGAGAGCCCAATGTGACTGGGTCTTACAATCTTAAAGCACTTTTTGAATCCTAA
- the LOC107434907 gene encoding GDSL esterase/lipase 1, whose protein sequence is MAKLNFCLSIFVFCMSLFNIQTKGFVERPWLYKHHAALFIFGDSLFDAGNNNYINTTNGKANFWPYGETFFHYPTGRFCDGRLVPDFIAEYAKLPFIPPYLQPGNKLFIYGVNFASGGAGALVETGKGSVIDLQTQLGYFKNVSRVLREELGDAKAEALLSRAVYLFSVGTNDYAFPFETNSSVLYTYSVEQYVGQVIGNITQVIKEIYEVGGRKFGFPNLGPIECAPFSRTMVPAGENKCFEPFTPYVELHNIEISKLFQELQSDLKGVKYSILDFRAVGQDLINYPSKYGFKEGKVACCGSGPYRGILSCGGRRGVREFYLCDNVSDYVFFDSVHPTERTNEVLAHLAWSGEPNVTGPYNLAALFEF, encoded by the exons ATGGCTAAGTTAAACTTTTGCCTTAGTATCTTTGTTTTCTGCATGAGTCTTTTCAATATCCAAACAAAAGGCTTTGTTGAACGTCCTTGGCTTTACAAACACCACGCAGCCTTATTCATATTTGGGGATTCATTGTTTGATGCTGGGAATAATAACTACATCAACACTACTAATGGCAAGGCTAACTTTTGGCCATATGGTGAAACCTTCTTTCACTACCCGACTGGCAGATTCTGCGATGGCCGTCTAGTGCCAGATTTCATTG CTGAGTATGCAAAGTTGCCGTTCATTCCaccatatctacagcccggtaACAAGCTATTTATATATGGGGTGAACTTTGCATCAGGAGGAGCTGGCGCTCTTGTTGAAACTGGGAAAGGATCG GTGATAGACCTTCAAACTCAACTTGGTTATTTCAAGAATGTTAGCAGAGTATTAAGGGAGGAACTAGGAGATGCAAAAGCCGAAGCTTTGCTGTCAAGAGCTGTTTACTTGTTTAGTGTTGGAACCAATGACTACGCATTCCCTTTTGAGACAAACTCCAGTGTCCTTTACACCTATTCTGTTGAACAATACGTAGGGCAGGTGATAGGCAACATAACCCAAGTCATCAAA GAAATATATGAGGTTGGAGGAAGAAAATTTGGGTTTCCAAATCTTGGTCCTATAGAGTGTGCGCCATTCTCAAGGACAATGGTGCCTGCAGGGGAAAACAAGTGCTTTGAACCATTTACACCATATGTTGAACTACACAATATAGAGATTTCCAAGCTTTTCCAAGAGCTGCAAAGCGATCTAAAGGgagtcaaatattcaattcttgACTTTCGTGCAGTTGGACAAGATCTTATAAATTACCCTTCTAAATATG GTTTCAAGGAAGGGAAGGTAGCATGCTGTGGCAGCGGACCCTACAGAGGAATTTTGAGCTGTGGAGGAAGGAGAGGTGTGAGAGAGTTTTACCTATGTGACAACGTCAGCGATTATGTGTTCTTTGACTCTGTTCATCCCACAGAGAGGACTAACGAGGTATTGGCTCATCTTGCTTGGAGTGGAGAGCCCAATGTCACTGGACCTTACAATCTTGCAgctctttttgaattttag
- the LOC107434898 gene encoding GDSL esterase/lipase 1-like, protein MGKLNLINICLFFFCISLFNIQTKCFDERPWLYEKKAALFIFGDSQFDAGNNNYVNTTIGKANYWPYGESFFHYPTGRFCDGRLVPDFIAQYAKLPFIPPYLPPRNKLFIDGVNFASAGAGALVETRKGSVIDLQTQLSYFKNISRVLREKLGDTEAEALLSKAVYLFSIGGNDYSFPFETNSSVLYTYSVEQFVGQVIGNITQVIKEIYEVGGRKFGLPSMWPLGCVPFSRTRVPEGENKCFEPITPYVELHNIEISKVLQKLQSDLNGFKYSIPDFHTLLENLINHPSKYGFKEGKVACCGSGPYRGILSCGGRRGVTEYYLCDNVNEYVFFDSAHPTERAYKLLAQLAWSGEPSVTGSYNFKALFES, encoded by the exons ATGGGAAAGTTAAACCTTATAAAcatttgtctcttttttttttgcataagTCTTTTCAATATTCAAACAAAATGCTTCGATGAACGTCCTTGGCTTTACGAAAAGAAAGCAGCCTTATTCATATTTGGGGATTCACAGTTTGATGCAGGGAATAACAACTATGTCAACACTACTATCGGCAAGGCTAATTATTGGCCATATGGTGAAAGCTTCTTTCACTACCCAACTGGCAGATTCTGTGATGGTCGTCTAGTTCCAGATTTCATTG CTCAATATGCAAAGTTGCCGTTCATTCCACCATATCTACCCCCTCGTAACAAGCTATTTATAGATGGGGTGAATTTCGCATCAGCAGGAGCTGGTGCTCTTGTTGAAACTCGGAAAGGATCG GTGATAGACCTTCAAACTCAACTTAGTTATTTCAAGAACATTAGCAGGGTACTGAGAGAGAAACTAGGAGATACAGAGGCCGAAGCTTTGCTTTCAAAAGCTGTTTATTTGTTTAGTATTGGAGGCAACGACTATTCATTTCCTTTTGAGACAAACTCCAGCGTCCTTTATACCTATTCTGTCGAGCAATTTGTAGGGCAGGTGATAGGCAATATAACCCAAGTCATCAAA GAAATATATGAGGTTGGAGGAAGGAAATTTGGGTTACCAAGCATGTGGCCTTTAGGGTGTGTGCCATTCTCAAGGACAAGGGTGCCTGAAGGGGAAAACAAGTGCTTTGAACCAATTACACCATATGTTGAATTACACAATATAGAGATTTCCAAGGTCCTCCAAAAACTGCAAAGCGACCTCAatggatttaaatattcaattccTGATTTTCATACACTTTTGGAAAATCTTATCAATCACCCTTCTAAATATG GTTTCAAGGAAGGGAAGGTAGCATGTTGTGGCAGCGGACCCTACAGAGGAATTTTGAGCTGTGGTGGAAGGAGAGGTGTAACAGAGTATTATCTATGTGACAATGTTAATGAATATGTGTTCTTCGACTCTGCTCATCCCACAGAAAGGGCCTACAAGCTATTGGCCCAACTGGCTTGGAGTGGAGAGCCCAGTGTCACTGGGTCTTATAATTTTAAAGCTCTTTTTGAATCCTAG
- the LOC132804079 gene encoding uncharacterized protein LOC132804079 gives MEDDDIVIAVLYNGTLVQNDSGDWEYRNGKNVMVSVDKRCTKSELEDEIFNSIEIDRNEYLLKLKWIYGRCAEKLDPTEIRCDRDVKCFLQEVRNGGMTMMRPPLYVEVISKVEHVCRNVHQTAFASDSGSNLHSFSCPPIGARLPQAAGTEPIQATSQEIMVQETQFRDQVDVRGTWTSFNIHEGVDVGGDYAERFPNDEEYEQLHHIDHDENYNAAGDDVGHNDVDFDHELPDNDNDMHPEMNNEGVDDVRVHRATSDHISSSNRSGSMAIFSSKFTGCESIVVGQLFHNKRDLQNKLSIYCMRENKEFKVTRSTTQRYEVVCLENTCKWRLRATTFKNGEIFVVRIFDNVHSCSLDIVYREHKQASSRVIGQCIKSKYEGIARVYKPKEIQHDFL, from the coding sequence atggaagatgatgacattgtaattgcggttttatacaatggaacattggtacaaaatgatagtggtgattgggaatatcgaaatggtaaaaatgtaatggtttccgtcgacaagagatgcacaaaatcagagttagaggatgagattttcaattctattgagatagatcgaaatgaatatttgctaaagctaaaatggatatatggacgatgtgcagaaaagttggatcctacagaaatacgatgtgatagggatgtgaaatgctttcttcaagaagtgaggaatggagggatgacaatgatgcggcctccattgtatgttgaggtgatttcaaaagttgaacatgtatgtagaaatgttcatcaaacagcatttgcttcggatagtgggagtaatcttcattctttttcttgtcctccaattggcgctcgtctaccacaagctgccggtactgaacctattcaggctacatctcaggaaattatggttcaagaaactcagtttagagatcaagttgatgttcgtgggacctggacatcatttaacattcacgaaggagttgatgttggaggtgactatgctgaacggtttcctaacgacgaggagtatgagcagttgcatcatattgatcatgatgagaattacaatgcagcaggggatgatgttggtcataatgatgtagattttgatcatgagttgccggacaatgataatgatatgcatcctgaaatgaacaatgaaggagttgatgatgttagggttcatcgtgctacaagtgaccacatatcatcgagcaacagaagtggttctatggccatattttcgtcaaagttcactggctgtgagagcatagtagttggacaattatttcacaacaaacgtgacctacagaataaactgagtatctattgcatgcgagaaaataaggagttcaaggtgacacggtcaactacacaacggtatgaggttgtatgcttggaaaatacttgtaaatggcgactacgtgcaaccacatttaaaaatggagaaatatttgttgtgagaatttttgataatgtacacagttgctcgttagatatcgtgtatcgagaacacaagcaagccagtagccgggttatcgggcaatgtatcaaatctaaatatgaaggtattgcacgtgtttacaaacccaaagaaattcaacatgattttttgtag
- the LOC107435265 gene encoding GDSL esterase/lipase 1 codes for MAKLSFHSICLLIVFFTSFLITDAAHFGPLKNHVALFIFGDSLFDAGNNNYINTTFKANYKPYGETFFHYPTGRSSDGRLIPDFTAEYAKLPLIPPYLQPGIDHQLTNGVNFASSGAGALVETRQGLVIDLQTQLGYFENVSRQLRKKLGDAEAESLLSRAVYLFSVGGNDYLFPFEINSTVLRSYSPEQFVGLVTGNITAVVKAIYKTGGRKFGFLNMLPLSRTPYAKALLGGGQCFEQITPYVKLHNQELPKRLQKLESELKGFKYSLLPFYSFLEQRINHPSKYGFKEAKAACCGSGPFRGIFSCGGKRGVEEYYLCQNASEYVFFDSIHLTERAYQQFAKPSWNGKPALSGSYNLKALFESN; via the exons ATGGCAAAATTAAGCTTCCACAGTATTTGTCTCCTAATTGTTTTCTTTACAAGTTTTCTCATCACAGATGCTGCTCACTTTGGGCCATTGAAGAATCATGTGGCTTTGTTCATCTTTGGGGATTCACTATTTGATGCTGGAAATAATAACTACATCAACACCACTTTCAAAGCTAATTACAAGCCTTATGGTGAAACCTTCTTTCACTATCCTACTGGCAGATCTTCGGATGGCCGGCTAATTCCAGATTTCACTG CTGAGTACGCGAAGCTGCCACTAATTCCACCATATCTACAACCTGGAATCGATCATCAATTGACGAATGGGGTGAACTTTGCATCCTCAGGAGCTGGTGCTCTGGTTGAAACTCGCCAAGGATTG GTGATAGATCTTCAAACTCAACTTGGTTATTTCGAAAACGTTAGCAGGCAGTTGAGGAAGAAACTAGGGGATGCAGAGGCTGAATCTCTGTTATCCAGAGCTGTTTACTTGTTTAGTGTCGGAGGCAATGACTACTTATTCCCTTTTGAGATCAACTCCACTGTTCTTCGGTCCTACTCGCCAGAACAATTTGTGGGGTTGGTGACAGGCAACATAACAGCAGTAGTCAAA GCAATATATAAGACTGGAGGAAGGaaatttgggtttttaaatatGTTGCCATTAAGCCGTACACCATATGCAAAAGCATTGCTTGGAGGGGGACAATGTTTTGAACAGATCACACCCTATGTAAAGCTTCACAACCAAGAACTTCCCAAGCGTCTTCAAAAGTTAGAAAGCGAACTGAAGGGATTCAAATATTCACTTTTACCATTTTACTCTTTTTTGGAACAACGGATAAATCACCCTTCTAAATATG GTTTCAAAGAAGCAAAAGCAGCATGTTGTGGCAGTGGACCGTTCAGAGGTATTTTCAGCTGCGGCGGAAAAAGAGGTGTGGAAGAGTATTATCTATGTCAGAATGCTAGTGAATATGTCTTCTTTGACTCTATTCATCTCACTGAAAGGGCTTACCAGCAATTTGCCAAACCATCGTGGAATGGAAAACCCGCTCTCTCTGGCTCCTACAACCTCAAAGCTTTATTTGAatctaattaa